TCTACCGCTTGAAGAGGGTGTGGAAGTAACCTTTGGTGCAGTAACCGGTCATGCAGTAGGCGACGAATGGCGATTCAGCGCCTGGCCGGAGCCGAGTGTTGCTGAAGCTGTTCCCACTCAGGTATTTAGTGATACGGAAGTTGCTGAAAAATTTGGTTACGGTTCCATGGTTCACTTAATGGCGAAAGCGGCGCTTAAAGCAAATCGTTACCTTGATCTTTCAGTTTGTGCCCTCGATGATGTTGGTGCTGCATCTTCAGGGTCGGTGACAATAGGCGGCCCTGCCACATCATCGGGAAGCTTGTCTCTTTACATTGGGAACAAAAAAATAGAGATAGGAATTGAAAATAATAAGACTTCAGAAGAGATTGCTGTTGATTTGCAGAATGGGATAGCCGCATATCCTGATGTCCCAGTTGTTGCCGCTGTCAACGGTTCCGTCATTAACCTTACAGCCAAAAATGGTGGTGATCTGGGAAACCAGGTTACGATTAACACCGAAGTAACAGCATCAGCTGTAAGTGCAGTTGTAAGCCCTATGAGCGGTAGCGCGGCAAATCCTGACGTGAATAGTGCCCTCTCCGCTATTTTTGCCGATGATTATAATATCATTGCAACGCCATACAATAACGAGGTTGATCTCGTTACAGTAAGAGACCATCTTGACAGCGTATCCGGCCCGCTGGAGCAAAGACCGGCTACAGCATTTTATGGAATGACTGGTGATCTTGGAACGGCGACGACGCTGGCAGCTAATATTAACAGCGGCAGAATAGGCAGCCCTTATGTCAGGTTTACTAGGAGCCTTCCCTATGAAGTAGCGTCTGCTTTTGCATCCGTTCTGGCAGGAGTGGAAGATCCGGCCATGCCTCTGAATACGGTTGAACTTAAAGGTATTCATGCTCCGGTTATAAGTGACAGACTTTCGAGATCAGAGCAGGAGTCCTGTCTCTATAATGGTGTAACGCCGCTTGAGATCGGTCCGGGAGAGAAAGTACAGGTAGTCAGAGCCATTTCGACTTACATCAAGGATGGCAACGGTATTGATGATATATCACTACTCGATATTACAACAATCAGGACCCTTGATTATGTAAGAAAAGCGACTATGCAGAGAGTTGCCCTCAGGTTTCCTCAAACTAAAAAGACGATACGAGTCAAGGATGCTATTAAAACAGAACTGCTTGATGTCGCCTACAAGATGGAAGAGTTGGAAATCCTTGAGAATGTGGATGAACATAAGGGTTCTTTTATTGTAGAAGATGATCTTGTGGACCCAAGCCGGGTGAATGCAAAAATTCCGGCAGACATTGTTAACGGTCTTCATGTTTTTGCAGGCAGGATAGACCTTTTACTATAAATTATGAAGGGGCGGTTTCAGCATTTACTGCTGAAACCGCCTCGGTTAAGCTAAGGAGGAAAAAATGGCAGTTGAATATGTATCACAAGTTACCCTTACCGTGAATGGTCAGGAAATTACCGACTTTAAAAGTGTTGCTGAAGGAGAAAGGGAATTAAGAAAAAAAGTCAAGCTCATGAATAGTCAGGGGCTCCTTAAAACGACGCCCGATTATAAAGTGACTGTCGAGTATGTCGTTCCTAAAAGTGCGGCAGAATTTGATTTTGATGAAGTTGAAGATGGCACATTAACAATAGATTTGGGAAACGACACTAAAATTCTTTATACAGGTGTTGCCACCATGAAGGTAGGCGAGGCCAAGTATGATGGTGAGAACGAAACGACCAAGTCAATTGAATTGGGAGCCACGGGGAGGAAGTTGTCATGATAAAGGAAGAAGGAACGCTTCCCATCGGTGTTGAGTTTGATGGAGAGGTCCATCGGGATTTTGTTTTGCGTCCGCAGGTTGTGCGTGACACCATCGATTTGATGGATAGTGAATATGCAGACCGGGCGAATAAAAATGATCATTATTTCGGTATCTGTCTTCTTGCAGGTCAGTTAGAAAAACTGGGTAATATTCCCGTCGAGGAAATTACACCGGATTTGCTTTTGAATATGTATGACGATGATTTCAGGGTTATTCATCTTGCAAAAGAGGCGTTGGAGAGTCGCCTCAGTACGTTTCGAAAAGAAAATGAAGGCAAGGAAGAAGCAGCATCTGTTGCTGCTTAAGGCGGGGATTCCCTGGGATGCAATAATGAATATGCCTGAAGGGAGGGCCGAAAGTTATATTGACGCCCTCATTGAAACGGTCAATCACGAATCTCCCACAGATTCGGGGGAGAGGAAAACATATT
This DNA window, taken from Deltaproteobacteria bacterium, encodes the following:
- a CDS encoding phage tail sheath subtilisin-like domain-containing protein; translated protein: MAIQFDSIPSSIRKPGKYFEFNTKLAVRTLASNKYRMVIIGQRLKAYIEPARFQGGTLNNMNSGGAFVGSTKKDFIVKISTAAATDRFQYSTDGGINWSIETDLTLTALPLEEGVEVTFGAVTGHAVGDEWRFSAWPEPSVAEAVPTQVFSDTEVAEKFGYGSMVHLMAKAALKANRYLDLSVCALDDVGAASSGSVTIGGPATSSGSLSLYIGNKKIEIGIENNKTSEEIAVDLQNGIAAYPDVPVVAAVNGSVINLTAKNGGDLGNQVTINTEVTASAVSAVVSPMSGSAANPDVNSALSAIFADDYNIIATPYNNEVDLVTVRDHLDSVSGPLEQRPATAFYGMTGDLGTATTLAANINSGRIGSPYVRFTRSLPYEVASAFASVLAGVEDPAMPLNTVELKGIHAPVISDRLSRSEQESCLYNGVTPLEIGPGEKVQVVRAISTYIKDGNGIDDISLLDITTIRTLDYVRKATMQRVALRFPQTKKTIRVKDAIKTELLDVAYKMEELEILENVDEHKGSFIVEDDLVDPSRVNAKIPADIVNGLHVFAGRIDLLL